CGGCCAGTGCGCACGGCACCCGTGCCGCGCCGATGGCGGCAATGAGGTAGTCGGCCGTCTGCGTGGTGGATTCGTATCCCGCCGTCTTGATGCTGGAATGCGTGAGGAGCATCACCTTTCGCCCTGCCGCAGCGTCGCGCGCAAAACGCACAAAATCCGCCATCTGCGCAATCATCAGACCTGGGTCGGAGCTACAGTGGAGGCCATCGGCGAGCTCGAGCGCTCTGAGCTGTTCATAATACGAGCCATTCTTGATGATCTCCCGCACGCCCGCATATCCCGCGCTGAAGGATGTCACAATGAGCGTGCCCAGCTGAGGGCAGTCCACAATCCCTCGCGTAGCCAGCTCGCGGAGCGCGACCTCCAGCATCGCAGCGAACCGACTCTGGTCTGAGAAATAGCTCTTGTAAGGACTGGACAGCGCGCCCAGGTGAATGTTTACCAACGCTGCATTGGCGTGCGCTTTGTAGACCTGATTCTCCGCTGCCCACGAAGCACTGTGCAGGTGCACCACAAGCGTCAACCTGCCATCTTGCGGCGGCTGGAAGTAATCTGGCACAAACAGTTGGGCGAATTGACCCTCTGCCCTATTCAGGCCCAGTGAGTCAGTTAGGTCCACCCGAAGGCCCACTGCCACCCCTTGCGCCATGACCACTGTAGCGCTCAGTAATCCCTGGATGCACCATACCGCAGCTCTCCGCATCGCCTCCTCCTGGGACCTCGGTCCAAGCGCGTGCGCTCTCGGCGGGGGCCCCCAGCGACCACTGTGGAATCAGCTAATTCGTTTCAGAATCTCCTGCAGGCGCTCGAAGACCATTGCCCCGTACAAATGGTTTCCCTGCGCAGTCAGGTGGATTCCGTCCTCTTGCACGAAATCAGCCAGTTTGATGGCACGTTCTTCCATCATGCGGGGTATGTCGACCAGTGGAGCTCTCAGCTCCGCGGCCAGCTGGCGCACCGCCTCGTTGTAGGGTTGAAGGTTCACATGGAGCGTGCGGCCATTGCCCTGCGCGAGCCTGGCACGAGAAAGAGGGTGATTGGCGACCAACACACATACACTCTTTTGCGCCCGACACACGCGGTGGAATTCTCGAAGATTCTTGCGGTATTCTTCCACCCCCACCGCGGGCACACGACCCCACGGCGCATGATTGCAGTCGTTGATGCCAAACTCTACGATCAACACCCCGGGCAAGAGCGGCAGCACGTCTTTGGCAAAGCGGGCTAAGCCATCGGCGGTGGTGTTGCCGTTCACGCCTCGATTGTACACGTGGTATACCCCTACCCGCCAATCGTCAAGTGCGATCTGCAAAACGGTAGGCCACCTGTCCCCCTCGGCACAATCCCCAGCCTGAGTGATGGAATCGCCAAAGCAGATCACGTTCATAGCTGCTCCCCGTGCCCACGTCCATGGCTTCTCATGCGCCGAGCGAGTTTAGATCTTGCAGCACTTCCTCTGCGTGTCGGTCCGGTTTGACCTTCTCGTACACTTTGGCCACGCGACCGTCAGGGTCAATCAGGAACGAGGTGCGGTTGGTGCCCATGAACTCTCTTCCCATAAACTTTTTCTTGCCCCACACGCCATACAAGGCGACCACCTTCTTTTCCTCGTCTGCCAGGAGCGGGAATTCAATCTTGTACTTGCTTGCAAAACGGGTGTGCGACGATACCGAGTCCACGCTGACCCCCAACACTTGCACCTTGAGCGCGCCGAAAGCAGGGAGGTTATCACGGAAAGCGCACGCCTCTGCCGTACATCCGGGCGTGTCGTCTTTGGGATAGAAATAGAGTAACACCCACTTTCCGCGGTAGTCCGAAAGTCGATGTACCACCCCCTTTTGGTCCGGAAGCGCAAAATCCGGA
Above is a genomic segment from candidate division KSB1 bacterium containing:
- a CDS encoding SGNH/GDSL hydrolase family protein, which translates into the protein MNVICFGDSITQAGDCAEGDRWPTVLQIALDDWRVGVYHVYNRGVNGNTTADGLARFAKDVLPLLPGVLIVEFGINDCNHAPWGRVPAVGVEEYRKNLREFHRVCRAQKSVCVLVANHPLSRARLAQGNGRTLHVNLQPYNEAVRQLAAELRAPLVDIPRMMEERAIKLADFVQEDGIHLTAQGNHLYGAMVFERLQEILKRIS
- a CDS encoding T9SS type A sorting domain-containing protein produces the protein MRRAAVWCIQGLLSATVVMAQGVAVGLRVDLTDSLGLNRAEGQFAQLFVPDYFQPPQDGRLTLVVHLHSASWAAENQVYKAHANAALVNIHLGALSSPYKSYFSDQSRFAAMLEVALRELATRGIVDCPQLGTLIVTSFSAGYAGVREIIKNGSYYEQLRALELADGLHCSSDPGLMIAQMADFVRFARDAAAGRKVMLLTHSSIKTAGYESTTQTADYLIAAIGAARVPCALADEIGFQYSRCDTGHFHLRGYLGDTADDHLKHLYAMDTMLAQALEILGSQPSGSPQGRRSESTSLSVRVYPNPCNPRATFRCQIPTAGQLRLTVYDVLGQEIFAFEGGHVPAGLIELAWNPSALPAGVYAYRLQAGGATAAGHCIVLR
- the bcp gene encoding thioredoxin-dependent thiol peroxidase, which produces MKPQVGDEAPDFALPDQKGVVHRLSDYRGKWVLLYFYPKDDTPGCTAEACAFRDNLPAFGALKVQVLGVSVDSVSSHTRFASKYKIEFPLLADEEKKVVALYGVWGKKKFMGREFMGTNRTSFLIDPDGRVAKVYEKVKPDRHAEEVLQDLNSLGA